One Fusobacterium nucleatum genomic window carries:
- a CDS encoding M20 family metallopeptidase translates to MKELLNKYIDSISNEILAMADSIFDDPELGLNEFRAMKKITDFLEKNNFKVEKNIYGFETAFRAKYTSGKGGINIGLLCEYDALEGLGHACAHHMQGPSIIATAVALKEVLKDYDFNIIVYGTPAEETLGAKVAMDKNGAFKDIDVALMMHGSPMTTTDIKSMALSNFDIIFHGVSSHAALSPENGRSALDGLLILFQGMEFLREHVKEDTKMHYTIVDAGGPANVVPKYAKAKVSLRSYDRKYLDDVVRRFKKVVEGAAMMTETTCEIIETKSLDSKIPVLSLNRILMENAEFVNAPRIQAPRERTGSTDFGNVMYKVPGSCIRIAFVPLGTSSHSDMFIECGKNEDAHKAILLASKILADSVYDLLSKSELMKEVQEEFKKNKEAKI, encoded by the coding sequence ATGAAAGAATTATTAAATAAATATATAGATAGTATTTCAAATGAAATTTTAGCTATGGCAGATTCAATTTTTGATGATCCAGAACTAGGTTTAAATGAGTTCAGAGCTATGAAAAAAATAACAGATTTTTTAGAAAAAAATAATTTTAAAGTGGAAAAAAATATTTATGGCTTTGAAACAGCTTTTAGAGCAAAGTACACTTCTGGAAAAGGAGGTATAAATATTGGTTTACTTTGTGAATATGATGCACTTGAAGGATTAGGACATGCTTGTGCTCATCATATGCAAGGGCCTTCTATTATTGCAACAGCAGTAGCATTGAAAGAAGTTTTAAAAGATTATGATTTTAATATTATTGTATATGGAACACCAGCAGAAGAAACATTAGGGGCTAAGGTAGCTATGGATAAAAATGGAGCATTTAAAGATATAGATGTGGCTCTTATGATGCATGGCTCTCCTATGACAACAACTGATATTAAATCTATGGCTCTTTCAAATTTTGATATTATATTTCATGGTGTTTCTTCTCATGCAGCATTGTCACCAGAAAATGGAAGAAGTGCTTTAGATGGATTATTAATCTTATTTCAAGGAATGGAGTTTTTAAGAGAACATGTAAAAGAAGATACAAAAATGCATTATACTATTGTTGATGCAGGAGGTCCGGCAAATGTTGTTCCAAAGTATGCAAAAGCAAAAGTTAGTTTAAGATCTTATGATAGAAAATATCTAGATGATGTTGTAAGAAGATTTAAAAAAGTGGTTGAGGGTGCAGCTATGATGACTGAAACTACTTGTGAAATTATAGAAACAAAGTCACTTGATAGTAAAATACCTGTTTTATCTTTGAATAGAATATTAATGGAAAATGCAGAGTTTGTAAATGCACCAAGAATACAAGCACCAAGAGAAAGAACAGGTTCAACAGACTTTGGTAATGTAATGTATAAAGTTCCAGGCTCTTGTATAAGAATTGCCTTTGTTCCATTAGGGACTTCATCTCATTCAGATATGTTTATAGAATGTGGAAAAAATGAAGATGCTCATAAAGCAATTTTACTTGCTTCAAAGATTTTAGCAGATAGTGTTTATGACTTACTTTCTAAATCTGAACTTATGAAGGAAGTACAAGAAGAATTTAAAAAGAATAAAGAGGCAAAGATATAA
- a CDS encoding YfcC family protein: MKKKFVFPNTYVIIILMMIVAVLLTWIIPSGEFERVKDEVSKQSIIIPGTFKYIENNPISFLQIPTYIMKGLAKASDIVFLVIIVGGAFNIIIETGMFQSFAGRLTKVFSNKEVLIIPAFSTIFALACTTMGVNTFIGFAPIAVIIARSIGYDAIVGVSMVALGGAIGFSTGTFNPFTTGVAQSIAGLPIFSGVGYRFICLVVFLIVTNIYIIWYAKKVKANPEASVVYEMEQENKKVEVSEKQHDKIEGRHYLVLLIVIACFVLLIYGSQNWKWKLQENAAMFLWMGVLSGFVYGFGPSKIAEEFTKGAKKLVYGALMIGMANGISLILADGKILDTTVQYLGGLLVVLPSHAQAAGMFLMQLLINGLITSGSGQAAATMPIMLPVADIIGMTKQTAVLAFNFGDGLSNYILPTSSALMGFIAMVGISYSNWMKFMWKLFLIWTVVGAVLVIVANSINYGPF; the protein is encoded by the coding sequence ATGAAAAAGAAATTTGTTTTTCCAAACACTTATGTAATCATTATATTAATGATGATTGTGGCTGTTCTTTTAACTTGGATAATTCCATCAGGAGAATTTGAGAGAGTAAAAGATGAGGTTAGTAAGCAGTCTATAATTATTCCAGGAACTTTTAAATATATAGAAAATAATCCTATTAGTTTTTTACAAATTCCTACATATATAATGAAAGGTTTGGCAAAAGCTTCTGATATTGTTTTCTTAGTTATCATAGTTGGAGGGGCTTTTAATATAATTATAGAAACAGGTATGTTCCAAAGTTTTGCAGGAAGATTAACAAAAGTTTTTTCAAATAAAGAAGTTTTAATTATACCAGCATTTTCTACAATTTTTGCTTTGGCTTGTACAACAATGGGTGTTAATACTTTTATAGGTTTTGCACCAATAGCAGTTATCATTGCAAGAAGTATTGGTTATGATGCAATAGTTGGAGTTAGTATGGTTGCACTTGGAGGAGCTATTGGATTTAGTACAGGAACATTCAATCCTTTTACAACAGGAGTTGCTCAATCAATAGCAGGACTTCCAATATTTTCAGGGGTAGGATATAGATTTATTTGTTTAGTAGTATTTTTAATAGTAACTAATATATATATTATATGGTATGCTAAAAAGGTAAAAGCTAATCCAGAAGCGAGTGTTGTTTATGAGATGGAACAAGAAAATAAAAAAGTGGAAGTTTCTGAAAAACAACATGATAAAATTGAAGGAAGACATTATCTAGTTTTATTAATTGTTATAGCTTGTTTTGTTCTTTTAATATATGGAAGTCAAAACTGGAAATGGAAATTACAAGAAAATGCAGCTATGTTCTTATGGATGGGTGTACTAAGTGGTTTTGTTTATGGTTTTGGACCAAGTAAAATAGCAGAAGAATTCACCAAGGGAGCTAAAAAATTAGTTTATGGAGCTCTAATGATAGGAATGGCTAATGGAATTTCTTTAATTCTAGCAGATGGAAAAATATTAGATACAACAGTTCAATATTTAGGAGGACTGTTAGTAGTACTGCCTAGTCATGCTCAAGCAGCAGGAATGTTCTTAATGCAACTTTTAATAAATGGACTTATCACTTCTGGAAGTGGACAAGCAGCAGCAACTATGCCAATTATGTTGCCAGTAGCAGATATTATAGGAATGACAAAGCAAACAGCTGTACTTGCATTTAATTTTGGAGATGGGTTAAGTAACTATATTCTACCAACATCATCTGCACTTATGGGATTTATCGCGATGGTAGGAATTTCATATAGTAATTGGATGAAATTTATGTGGAAATTATTCTTAATTTGGACAGTTGTAGGGGCAGTTTTAGTTATTGTTGCGAACTCAATTAACTATGGTCCATTTTAA
- the tnpB gene encoding IS200/IS605 family element transposase accessory protein TnpB, with amino-acid sequence MKTKIIKRAYKFRIYPTLEQISFFAKSFGCVRKVHNLMLDNRKKAYEEYKSTGIKTKYPTPAKYKEDYSYLKEVDSLALANAQLNLEKAYKNFLKNKDFGFPKYKCKSNPVQSYTTNNQNTIYIKDRYIKLPKLKSLVKIKLHRKIKGIINSVTISKNGINHYFVSILCEEEIEELTKTNKNIGIDLGIKEFATMSDCTKVENLKLTKEYEKRLKREQRKLSRRCKLAKDSDKKLSDSRNYQKQKKKVAKIHNKIRNKRKDFINKLSTKIINNHDIICIEDLNIKGMLKNHKLAKSISDVSWSEFVRQLEYKVNWYGRKIVKVPTFYPSSKTCSSCGNIKETLKLSERIYHCECCGLEIDRDYNASINILRKGLEILKEEKVS; translated from the coding sequence ATGAAGACTAAAATAATTAAAAGAGCATATAAATTTAGAATATACCCTACCTTAGAACAAATTAGCTTTTTTGCTAAGTCTTTTGGTTGTGTTAGAAAAGTTCATAACCTTATGTTGGATAATAGAAAGAAAGCTTATGAAGAATATAAATCAACAGGAATTAAAACTAAATATCCTACTCCTGCTAAATATAAAGAAGATTATTCTTATTTAAAAGAAGTAGATAGTTTAGCTCTTGCTAATGCACAATTAAATTTAGAAAAAGCCTATAAAAATTTTCTTAAGAATAAAGATTTTGGTTTTCCAAAATATAAATGTAAATCTAATCCAGTACAAAGTTATACTACAAATAATCAAAACACAATATATATTAAAGATAGATATATAAAACTTCCTAAATTAAAATCGCTAGTCAAAATTAAATTACATAGAAAAATAAAAGGTATAATCAACTCAGTAACAATAAGTAAAAATGGTATTAATCATTATTTTGTTTCAATATTATGTGAAGAGGAAATAGAAGAATTAACAAAGACTAATAAAAATATTGGAATAGATTTAGGAATAAAAGAATTTGCAACAATGAGTGATTGTACAAAAGTAGAAAATTTAAAGTTGACAAAAGAATATGAAAAAAGATTAAAAAGAGAACAAAGAAAACTATCAAGAAGATGTAAACTTGCTAAAGATAGCGATAAAAAACTTTCAGATAGTAGGAATTATCAAAAGCAAAAGAAAAAAGTAGCAAAAATTCATAATAAAATTAGAAATAAAAGAAAAGACTTTATAAATAAGTTGAGTACAAAAATTATCAATAACCACGATATAATTTGTATAGAAGACTTAAATATAAAGGGAATGTTGAAAAATCACAAATTAGCAAAAAGTATATCAGATGTAAGTTGGAGTGAATTTGTAAGACAACTAGAGTATAAAGTAAATTGGTATGGAAGAAAGATTGTAAAAGTACCTACATTTTATCCAAGTAGTAAGACTTGTTCTAGTTGTGGAAATATAAAAGAAACTCTAAAATTATCAGAAAGAATATATCATTGTGAATGTTGTGGACTAGAAATAGATAGAGATTATAATGCAAGTATAAATATATTAAGAAAAGGTTTAGAAATATTAAAAGAAGAAAAAGTAAGTTAA
- a CDS encoding adhesion protein FadA has protein sequence MRKGILLLFTALSIGVFADDEVLSELKSLESEYDSLVKEEEARFQKEKELSEKAAAQNIELQKLKLSIEEKLAAAPAERKTKFFKDTFDGLVKDYSVYLGQIEQKIAENTELVNNFEKIKTIR, from the coding sequence ATGAGAAAAGGGATTTTATTACTATTTACTGCACTATCCATTGGAGTATTTGCAGATGATGAGGTACTATCTGAATTAAAGAGTTTAGAGAGTGAATATGATTCTTTAGTTAAAGAAGAAGAAGCTCGTTTCCAAAAAGAAAAAGAACTTTCTGAAAAAGCTGCTGCGCAAAATATTGAGTTACAAAAATTAAAACTAAGCATAGAAGAAAAACTTGCTGCAGCTCCAGCAGAAAGAAAAACTAAATTTTTTAAAGATACTTTTGATGGTTTAGTTAAGGATTATTCAGTATATTTAGGTCAAATAGAGCAAAAAATAGCTGAGAATACTGAATTAGTTAATAATTTTGAAAAAATAAAAACAATTAGATAA